A single window of Actinoallomurus bryophytorum DNA harbors:
- a CDS encoding LacI family DNA-binding transcriptional regulator: MTQQRKRATIREVAKATGLSPAAVSYALRGIQTSEETQERVRKAAEELGYEAHPIARALASGRSGMVGLLCGSLEDLWQQSLAVGIGRALFARDRFAIILDAAGDPERELMLARQLRDQRVDGLIVQPVDPSAALWADLAESLPIVSIGDSLPGGHAYGEVVFDNRAGVTLALEHLYNLGHRHIAVLTPTVARTPDRPADIHVNAEAERLGVKVDVVTSPQALGAATDVALDVLGNSPRPTALFCFSDSIGYGVYAATRELGLAVPEDVSVAGFDNHPMSGLLTPPLTSVDWDIEGIVHSAVRVMIGAIDGKPRRRRIVCEPSLLQRESTGRARGVDPEVN; this comes from the coding sequence GTGACGCAGCAGCGAAAGCGCGCGACGATCCGCGAGGTGGCGAAGGCGACGGGGCTCTCGCCCGCCGCCGTCTCATACGCGCTGCGTGGCATCCAGACCTCAGAAGAGACGCAGGAGCGGGTCCGCAAGGCCGCCGAGGAGCTGGGCTATGAGGCCCATCCGATCGCCCGCGCGCTGGCCAGCGGGCGCAGCGGCATGGTGGGCCTGCTCTGCGGCTCTCTCGAGGACCTGTGGCAGCAGTCCCTGGCGGTGGGCATCGGCCGCGCGCTGTTCGCCCGCGACCGCTTCGCCATCATCCTGGACGCGGCGGGCGACCCTGAGCGCGAGCTGATGCTCGCCCGCCAACTGCGCGACCAGCGGGTCGACGGGCTCATCGTGCAGCCGGTCGACCCGTCCGCCGCCCTGTGGGCCGACCTCGCCGAGAGCCTGCCGATCGTCTCGATCGGAGACTCACTGCCCGGCGGCCACGCCTACGGCGAGGTGGTCTTCGACAACCGTGCGGGCGTCACCCTGGCGCTGGAGCATCTGTACAACCTGGGCCACCGGCACATCGCCGTGCTCACCCCGACGGTGGCCCGCACTCCCGACCGTCCGGCCGACATCCACGTCAACGCCGAAGCCGAACGGCTGGGCGTCAAGGTCGACGTGGTCACCTCTCCCCAGGCGCTCGGCGCCGCCACCGACGTCGCACTCGACGTCCTGGGCAACTCCCCGCGGCCGACCGCGCTCTTCTGCTTCTCCGACTCCATCGGTTACGGCGTCTACGCCGCCACTCGCGAGCTGGGCCTGGCCGTCCCGGAGGACGTCTCGGTCGCCGGCTTCGACAACCACCCGATGTCCGGCCTGCTCACGCCCCCGCTGACCAGCGTCGACTGGGACATCGAGGGCATCGTCCACTCCGCGGTCCGCGTCATGATCGGCGCGATCGACGGCAAGCCCCGCAGGCGGCGCATCGTCTGCGAGCCCAGCCTCCTCCAGCGCGAGTCCACCGGCCGGGCCCGCGGCGTCGATCCCGAGGTCAACTGA
- a CDS encoding ABC transporter ATP-binding protein — protein MIKFEGVTKRYPDGTVAVDDLNLEIPSGQITVLVGPSGCGKTTTLRMINRLIDTTSGTITIDGEDIRAKDPSDLRRGIGYVIQHAGLFPHRTIIDNIATVPYLLGWDKKKARATAMELMERVGLDTKMAKRYPFQLSGGQQQRVGVARALAADPPIMLMDEPFSAVDPIVRKSLQDEFLRLQSEVQKTIAFVTHDIDEAVKLGHRIAVFQVGGVLAQHATPDELLSHPAEGFVTEFLGGQKGLKRLRFNRELEATADDEPAPSTASGASDEVEAAER, from the coding sequence TTGATCAAATTTGAGGGCGTCACCAAGCGGTATCCGGATGGCACCGTGGCCGTCGACGATCTGAACCTGGAGATCCCGTCGGGCCAGATCACCGTGCTGGTCGGACCGTCCGGCTGTGGCAAGACCACTACGCTTCGGATGATCAATCGATTGATCGACACCACTTCCGGAACGATCACGATCGACGGCGAGGACATTCGCGCGAAGGATCCGTCGGACCTGCGCCGTGGCATCGGCTATGTGATCCAGCACGCGGGCCTTTTCCCGCACCGCACCATCATCGACAACATCGCGACCGTTCCCTATCTGCTCGGCTGGGACAAGAAGAAGGCGCGGGCCACGGCGATGGAACTGATGGAGCGCGTGGGACTGGACACCAAGATGGCCAAGCGCTATCCGTTCCAGCTCTCCGGCGGCCAGCAGCAGCGTGTGGGCGTCGCGCGTGCGCTCGCCGCCGATCCGCCGATCATGCTGATGGACGAGCCGTTCAGCGCGGTCGACCCCATCGTGCGCAAGAGCCTGCAGGATGAGTTCCTCCGGCTCCAGTCCGAGGTGCAGAAGACCATCGCCTTCGTCACGCACGACATCGACGAGGCGGTCAAGCTCGGGCACCGGATCGCGGTCTTCCAGGTCGGCGGCGTCCTCGCCCAGCACGCCACGCCGGACGAACTGCTCTCCCACCCCGCCGAAGGCTTCGTGACGGAGTTCCTCGGCGGGCAGAAGGGCCTCAAGCGCCTGCGCTTCAACCGTGAGCTCGAGGCGACCGCCGACGACGAGCCGGCTCCCTCCACGGCGAGCGGCGCGTCCGACGAGGTCGAGGCGGCCGAGCGATGA
- a CDS encoding DUF3592 domain-containing protein: MLAFAGLLIFGTVSDVVRSSQVRRRGAAATAEVIGINPRTGLANYSRSRVVRFTTAQNREVTVAMPRGRLRDVPVGGRTGIRYLPEKPEVVRSPGGGARFASSLFGVAVCVALGVSLLIS; encoded by the coding sequence GTGCTCGCCTTCGCCGGCCTGCTGATTTTCGGCACCGTCAGTGACGTGGTCAGGTCGTCGCAGGTGCGCCGCCGTGGAGCCGCCGCCACCGCGGAGGTGATCGGGATCAACCCCCGCACCGGCCTGGCGAACTACAGCCGCTCCCGCGTCGTCCGCTTCACCACCGCCCAGAACAGGGAAGTGACCGTGGCAATGCCCAGGGGGCGGCTCCGCGACGTTCCTGTCGGCGGCCGGACGGGGATTCGGTACCTGCCGGAAAAGCCGGAGGTAGTCCGGTCGCCGGGCGGCGGCGCCCGATTCGCTTCGAGCCTCTTCGGGGTCGCCGTGTGCGTTGCCCTCGGCGTGAGCCTGCTCATTTCCTGA
- a CDS encoding ABC transporter permease, which yields MNLSDQITAAWNWLTASSHWSGGDGIPSRLLEHLGYSALALAIAAVIALPLGALVGHTGRGGFIVVNFANLVRAVPTLGLLLLVVTVTSIGLTPVIVPLIALATPPILVNTFEGIRSVDDDIKDAAKGMGMKGTGVLLKAEIPVAMPLILLGLRTAAIQIVATATIAAYAGLGGLGRFIVDGLSRKDYPSVVGGSLLVVLLAVVVQLGFIGLRRVLVSQGLRGSSRLDRSRSRRVISVPINDQ from the coding sequence ATGAACCTCTCCGACCAGATCACCGCCGCCTGGAACTGGCTCACCGCCTCTTCTCACTGGAGCGGTGGCGACGGTATCCCCTCGCGTCTGCTGGAGCACCTGGGCTACAGCGCGCTGGCGCTGGCCATCGCCGCCGTCATCGCACTGCCGCTCGGCGCGCTCGTCGGCCACACCGGCCGCGGCGGCTTCATCGTCGTCAACTTCGCCAACCTGGTACGCGCCGTCCCCACGCTCGGCCTGCTCCTGCTCGTGGTCACCGTCACCTCGATCGGCCTCACCCCGGTGATCGTCCCGCTGATCGCCCTCGCGACGCCGCCGATCCTCGTGAACACCTTCGAGGGCATCCGCAGCGTCGACGACGACATCAAGGACGCCGCCAAGGGGATGGGCATGAAGGGGACCGGCGTCCTGCTCAAGGCCGAGATACCGGTCGCCATGCCGCTGATCCTCCTCGGGCTGCGCACGGCGGCGATCCAGATCGTCGCGACGGCGACGATCGCGGCGTACGCCGGCCTGGGCGGTCTCGGCCGCTTCATCGTCGATGGTCTCTCCCGTAAGGACTATCCGTCAGTGGTGGGTGGTTCGCTACTGGTCGTGCTCCTCGCCGTCGTGGTCCAGCTCGGCTTCATCGGCCTCCGGAGAGTGCTCGTGTCTCAGGGCCTGCGTGGGTCGTCCCGCCTTGATCGCAGTCGGTCGAGGCGCGTGATCTCCGTACCCATAAACGATCAATAG
- a CDS encoding ABC transporter permease: MSALADGEPLVRWNWIGDHTDELTTLTLHHLKLALLPVLFGLIIAIPLGILCVRWRWLYPPTLGVANVLYGVPSLALFMLFIPYFGIGSGGEADFTIIIPLTLFSLSVLVPNVVDGLRSVPDPVRQAATAMGFGTLRRLVQVELPIAVPVVIAGARVATVASISLVSVGVLIGNGGLGQLFIDGYSRDFTTPIIVSCVLIMVLALFSDGILVTAQRLLTPWTRTRRSNG, encoded by the coding sequence ATGAGCGCACTCGCCGACGGCGAACCTCTCGTCCGGTGGAACTGGATCGGTGACCACACCGACGAGCTCACCACCCTCACGCTCCATCATCTGAAGCTCGCGCTGCTGCCGGTCCTCTTCGGCCTGATCATCGCGATCCCGCTCGGGATCCTGTGCGTCCGCTGGCGCTGGCTCTACCCCCCCACGCTGGGCGTCGCCAACGTCCTGTACGGCGTGCCGTCGCTGGCGCTGTTCATGCTGTTCATCCCGTACTTCGGCATCGGCAGCGGCGGCGAGGCGGATTTCACGATCATCATTCCGCTCACGCTGTTCTCGCTGTCGGTGCTCGTGCCGAACGTCGTCGACGGGCTGCGGTCGGTCCCGGACCCGGTGCGCCAGGCGGCCACCGCGATGGGCTTCGGTACGCTTCGCCGGCTCGTCCAGGTCGAGCTGCCCATCGCGGTCCCGGTGGTCATCGCCGGTGCTCGCGTGGCCACGGTCGCCTCGATCAGCCTGGTGAGCGTCGGCGTGCTGATCGGCAACGGCGGCCTCGGGCAGCTGTTCATCGACGGCTACTCCCGCGACTTCACCACGCCGATCATCGTCTCCTGCGTGCTGATCATGGTGCTCGCGCTGTTCAGCGACGGCATCCTCGTGACGGCACAGCGGTTGCTCACGCCGTGGACGCGCACCCGTAGGAGCAACGGATGA
- a CDS encoding DUF899 domain-containing protein, which translates to MTMGNLPEVVSREEWLAARKELLEKEKELTRARTRVNADRRRLPMVRMDKPYTFEGPDGTVSLPDLFEGRPQLVMHHFMFAPDWDQGCPSCSSAADGIGRLRQLHVRNTTLVAVSRAPYEKIAAFRERMGWTFPWYSSYGSDFNYDFHATLDDRVAPVLLHFRTEAELAEVGTPWTGGPWTESMRGEELPGISAFLRVGDEVFHTYSTYGRGIEEFHNGYEYLDLTALGRQEEWEEPKGRATPLGLNVGGPAMRLPDEYDT; encoded by the coding sequence ATGACGATGGGGAACCTGCCCGAGGTCGTGTCGCGCGAGGAGTGGCTCGCCGCCCGCAAGGAACTGCTGGAGAAGGAGAAGGAACTGACCCGGGCCCGTACCCGGGTCAACGCCGACCGCCGTCGCCTGCCGATGGTCCGCATGGACAAGCCGTACACGTTCGAGGGCCCGGACGGGACGGTGAGCCTGCCCGACCTGTTCGAGGGCCGGCCGCAGCTGGTGATGCACCACTTCATGTTCGCCCCGGACTGGGACCAGGGCTGCCCGAGCTGCTCCTCCGCCGCCGACGGGATCGGCAGACTGCGGCAGCTCCACGTGCGCAACACCACGCTCGTCGCGGTGTCACGGGCTCCGTACGAGAAGATCGCCGCGTTCCGCGAGCGGATGGGCTGGACGTTCCCCTGGTACTCCTCCTACGGCAGCGACTTCAACTACGACTTCCACGCCACCCTCGACGACCGGGTCGCGCCGGTGCTGCTCCACTTCCGCACCGAGGCCGAACTCGCCGAGGTCGGGACACCGTGGACGGGAGGCCCGTGGACGGAGAGCATGCGCGGGGAGGAGCTCCCGGGCATCAGCGCCTTCCTGCGGGTCGGCGATGAGGTCTTCCACACCTACTCCACGTACGGCCGCGGCATCGAGGAGTTCCACAACGGTTATGAGTACCTCGACCTCACCGCCCTCGGCCGCCAGGAGGAGTGGGAGGAACCGAAGGGCCGCGCGACCCCACTGGGCCTGAACGTCGGCGGCCCGGCGATGCGCCTGCCCGACGAGTACGACACCTGA
- the egtD gene encoding L-histidine N(alpha)-methyltransferase: MPTTKSFLTPDDLGKSLRQDVADGLTAFPKTLPPKWFYDERGSELFEEITRLEEYYPTRRERAILTERAAEIASVTGARTLLELGAGSGEKTRLLLDALGGTLGTYVPVDVSGDFLATAAEQIATEYPALSIQPIVADYERHLDQLPAGERRLIAFLGGTIGNMEPDERVSFLGGLRATMAEDDALLIGADLVKAPQRLVRAYDDARGVTAEFNRNVLHVINRELGADFAVSRFSHVAVWDGTEERIEMRLRSTQAQTVRVAALDLVVEFAAGEEMRTEISAKFRRERFEASMEAAGLRVDQWWTDKDQDFVLSLVRPAL; this comes from the coding sequence GTGCCGACCACCAAGAGCTTTCTCACGCCTGACGACCTCGGCAAGTCGCTCCGGCAGGACGTCGCCGACGGGCTGACCGCCTTCCCGAAGACGCTGCCGCCGAAATGGTTCTACGACGAGCGCGGGAGTGAGCTGTTCGAGGAGATCACCAGGCTGGAGGAGTACTACCCGACACGTCGCGAGCGCGCCATCCTCACCGAACGCGCGGCCGAGATCGCCTCGGTGACCGGAGCGCGCACGCTGCTCGAGCTCGGCGCCGGGTCGGGGGAGAAGACACGGCTCCTGCTCGACGCGCTCGGCGGGACGCTGGGGACGTACGTCCCGGTGGACGTCAGCGGCGACTTCCTCGCCACGGCGGCGGAGCAGATCGCGACAGAGTATCCGGCACTTTCGATCCAGCCGATCGTCGCCGACTACGAACGCCACCTGGACCAGCTGCCGGCGGGCGAGCGTCGCCTGATCGCCTTCCTCGGCGGCACGATCGGCAACATGGAGCCGGACGAGCGCGTGTCCTTCCTCGGCGGGCTGCGCGCCACCATGGCCGAGGACGACGCGCTGCTCATCGGCGCCGACCTGGTCAAGGCGCCGCAGCGGCTCGTACGCGCGTACGACGACGCGCGCGGCGTGACCGCGGAGTTCAACCGCAACGTGCTGCACGTGATCAACCGTGAGCTCGGCGCCGACTTCGCCGTCTCGCGGTTCTCCCACGTCGCGGTGTGGGACGGCACGGAAGAGCGGATCGAGATGCGGCTGCGCTCGACGCAGGCCCAGACCGTACGCGTCGCGGCCCTTGACCTGGTCGTGGAGTTCGCGGCGGGGGAGGAGATGCGCACCGAGATCTCGGCGAAGTTCCGCCGCGAACGCTTCGAGGCTTCGATGGAGGCGGCGGGCCTCCGGGTTGACCAGTGGTGGACTGACAAGGATCAAGACTTCGTCCTCAGTCTTGTCCGGCCTGCTCTATAG
- the egtB gene encoding ergothioneine biosynthesis protein EgtB, translating to MDVKERIVAELVAARDRSFGLTVGALEDPELTSQVSPLMSPLVWDLAHIGNYEEQWLLRAAAGAEAVRPDIDDIYDAFEHPRAERPSLPLLTPKESRAYVTTVRDRVIDSLEKVPLVGALAGDGFVYHMVIQHEHMHDETMLATHQLRKGAPALLDPPGQEPGTGEAVGAEVLVPGGPFLMGTSDDPWAYDNERPGHLVDVPSYYIDTTPVGNAAYAAFVEAGGYQDPRWWQPKGWEWRSTSGKEAPAFWFREGGQWMRRRLGRVEPVPMNEPVQHVCWYEADAYARWAGRRLPTEAEWEKAASWDPVAGRKRRLPWGDSGEADAHANLGQRRLHPSPLGSYPEGASAYGVRQLVGDVWEWTSTSFHGYPGFRSFPYKEYSEVFFGDDYKVLKGGSWATHPLSGRPTFRNWDYPIRRQIFSGFRCARDA from the coding sequence ATGGATGTGAAGGAACGGATCGTCGCGGAGCTGGTCGCGGCGCGCGACCGCAGCTTCGGGCTGACGGTGGGGGCGCTGGAGGACCCCGAGCTGACCTCGCAGGTCTCCCCGTTGATGTCGCCGCTCGTCTGGGACCTGGCCCACATCGGCAACTACGAGGAGCAGTGGCTGCTGCGCGCGGCGGCCGGAGCCGAGGCCGTACGCCCCGACATCGACGACATCTACGACGCCTTCGAGCATCCCCGTGCCGAACGCCCGTCGCTGCCGCTGCTCACGCCCAAGGAGAGCCGCGCGTACGTCACCACGGTGCGCGACAGGGTGATCGACTCCCTGGAGAAGGTGCCGCTCGTCGGCGCCCTCGCCGGGGACGGCTTCGTCTACCACATGGTCATCCAGCACGAGCACATGCACGACGAGACCATGCTGGCCACCCACCAGCTGCGCAAGGGCGCCCCGGCGCTGCTCGACCCGCCCGGACAGGAACCCGGCACGGGTGAGGCGGTCGGCGCGGAGGTGCTCGTCCCCGGCGGTCCCTTCCTCATGGGGACCTCGGACGACCCGTGGGCGTACGACAACGAACGGCCCGGCCACCTGGTCGACGTGCCGTCCTACTACATCGACACGACACCGGTCGGCAACGCCGCCTACGCCGCGTTCGTCGAGGCGGGCGGATACCAGGACCCGCGCTGGTGGCAGCCGAAGGGATGGGAGTGGAGGTCCACCTCAGGCAAGGAGGCCCCGGCGTTCTGGTTCCGCGAGGGCGGCCAGTGGATGCGGCGACGGCTCGGCCGGGTCGAACCCGTGCCCATGAACGAGCCCGTACAGCACGTCTGCTGGTACGAGGCGGACGCCTACGCCCGGTGGGCGGGACGGCGGCTGCCGACCGAGGCGGAGTGGGAGAAGGCCGCGAGCTGGGATCCCGTGGCGGGCCGCAAGCGCCGTCTGCCCTGGGGCGACTCGGGCGAGGCCGACGCGCACGCCAACCTCGGGCAGCGCCGGCTCCACCCCTCACCGCTGGGCTCCTACCCGGAGGGCGCGTCGGCCTACGGCGTACGGCAGCTGGTCGGGGACGTGTGGGAGTGGACCTCGACGAGCTTCCACGGCTACCCCGGCTTCCGATCCTTCCCCTACAAGGAGTACTCCGAGGTGTTCTTCGGCGATGACTACAAGGTGCTGAAGGGCGGGTCCTGGGCGACGCACCCCCTGTCCGGCCGGCCCACCTTCCGCAACTGGGACTACCCGATCCGCCGGCAGATCTTCTCCGGCTTCCGTTGCGCGAGGGATGCCTGA
- the egtC gene encoding ergothioneine biosynthesis protein EgtC produces MCRHLGYLGGTRSLHELLYAPEHSLETQAYAPRMSRACILNADGFGAGWYDPARDAPVRYRRTQPMWTDLSFADVADVVRTRCAVAAVRSATVGFPVDESCAQPFTDGTRLFSHNGVIQGFGGVEAKLRELAGDLAPVPDARAPVDSALLFALAAAPWRAGRSLAEGLVHAVRTVTPLAGGRYNLLAADGTQLAATTWGDTLFVRDLGGSDVVLASEPYDDEPGWEEVPDRSLVTAGPGGVDISPL; encoded by the coding sequence ATGTGCCGTCACCTGGGCTACCTCGGCGGCACGCGGAGCCTGCACGAGCTGCTGTACGCGCCGGAGCACTCGCTGGAGACGCAGGCGTACGCACCGCGCATGTCGCGCGCCTGCATCCTGAACGCGGACGGGTTCGGCGCGGGCTGGTACGACCCCGCCCGCGACGCCCCCGTGCGCTACCGGCGCACCCAGCCGATGTGGACCGACCTGTCCTTCGCCGACGTCGCCGACGTGGTGCGCACGCGATGCGCGGTCGCGGCGGTCCGGTCGGCGACCGTCGGCTTTCCCGTCGACGAGTCGTGCGCCCAGCCGTTCACGGACGGGACGCGGCTGTTCAGCCACAACGGAGTGATCCAGGGGTTCGGCGGGGTGGAGGCGAAGCTGCGCGAGCTGGCCGGCGACCTCGCCCCGGTGCCGGACGCGCGTGCGCCGGTGGACTCGGCCCTGCTGTTCGCGCTGGCCGCCGCCCCGTGGCGCGCCGGCCGGTCGCTGGCCGAGGGCCTGGTTCACGCCGTGCGCACCGTCACCCCGCTGGCCGGCGGCCGCTACAACCTGCTGGCCGCCGACGGTACGCAGCTGGCGGCCACGACCTGGGGGGACACGCTCTTCGTCCGCGACCTCGGGGGCTCGGACGTCGTGCTCGCCTCCGAGCCGTACGACGACGAACCCGGATGGGAGGAGGTGCCCGACCGATCACTCGTGACCGCCGGTCCGGGGGGCGTCGACATCAGCCCACTCTGA
- a CDS encoding RICIN domain-containing protein, whose translation MVGTAGPAAAGTGPWRIWPQSDPSLCLQSGGASGRDITVQPCSGSAAQRFFFRDSPDGPTWQLITDDWGLCTNIKGGVYANNTHVISYKCGAGPNDQWYPEIWTTTSPNYYSIMDKAGPTMGWNVSGAVTKAGAPLVIYGFKPSYKNSLFSWRTF comes from the coding sequence ATGGTCGGCACCGCCGGCCCGGCGGCCGCGGGCACCGGGCCGTGGCGGATCTGGCCCCAGAGCGACCCGTCCCTGTGCCTGCAGTCGGGCGGGGCCAGCGGGCGTGACATCACCGTGCAGCCGTGCAGCGGCAGCGCGGCGCAGAGGTTCTTCTTCAGAGACTCGCCTGACGGCCCCACGTGGCAGTTGATCACGGACGACTGGGGACTCTGCACCAATATCAAGGGCGGCGTCTACGCGAACAACACGCACGTCATCAGCTACAAATGCGGTGCCGGGCCGAATGACCAGTGGTACCCGGAGATCTGGACCACGACCTCCCCCAACTACTACTCGATAATGGACAAGGCCGGGCCCACCATGGGGTGGAACGTATCCGGCGCGGTGACGAAGGCCGGTGCTCCACTGGTCATCTACGGCTTCAAGCCGAGCTACAAGAACTCGCTGTTCAGCTGGAGAACGTTCTGA
- a CDS encoding ABC transporter substrate-binding protein codes for MIRIVRGAVLGVVVALVVSACGGDKKDSGNPLDQKPAGGGGSVVVGSANFPESQLLGEVYAQALEAKGVKVTRKFNIGSREVYYDQVKSGAITVMPEYNGALLTTSVDKESKAVTTADVNAALKAKLPSTLAILDSSQAEDKDSVTVNPQTAQKYGLKSIADLKSSAGQVTIGGPSEFKTRQQGLVGLQSTYGLKFKKFQSFDANAQTTLVKLLKNNTIQAADLFTTDPTISQNKFVVLADPQNVFSAQNVTPLIYKSGVDAASQATLNAVSAKLTTQDLLAMMTKLVADKDDADTVAKGWLSQAGLG; via the coding sequence ATGATCCGGATAGTCCGTGGCGCCGTTCTCGGTGTCGTCGTCGCGCTGGTCGTCAGTGCGTGCGGCGGTGACAAGAAGGACAGCGGCAATCCGCTGGACCAAAAACCCGCCGGTGGCGGAGGGAGTGTCGTCGTCGGTTCGGCGAACTTCCCCGAGAGTCAGCTGCTGGGTGAGGTGTACGCCCAGGCGCTGGAGGCCAAGGGCGTGAAGGTCACCAGGAAGTTCAACATCGGTAGCCGTGAGGTCTACTACGACCAGGTCAAGTCCGGTGCGATCACGGTGATGCCGGAGTACAACGGCGCGCTGCTGACCACGTCGGTGGACAAGGAGAGCAAGGCGGTCACCACCGCCGATGTCAACGCCGCTCTCAAGGCCAAGCTGCCCTCGACGCTGGCGATCCTGGACTCCTCCCAGGCGGAGGACAAGGACTCGGTGACGGTCAACCCCCAGACCGCCCAGAAGTACGGCCTCAAGTCCATCGCGGACCTGAAGTCGTCGGCCGGTCAGGTCACCATCGGCGGCCCGTCGGAGTTCAAGACCCGGCAGCAGGGCCTGGTCGGCCTGCAGAGCACCTATGGCCTGAAGTTCAAGAAGTTCCAGTCCTTCGACGCCAACGCCCAGACCACCTTGGTCAAGCTGCTGAAGAACAACACCATCCAGGCGGCCGACCTGTTCACGACCGACCCGACGATCTCGCAGAACAAGTTCGTCGTGCTCGCCGACCCCCAGAACGTCTTCAGCGCGCAGAATGTCACGCCGCTGATCTACAAGTCCGGGGTGGACGCCGCGTCCCAGGCCACGCTCAACGCGGTCTCGGCCAAGCTCACCACCCAGGACCTGCTCGCCATGATGACCAAGCTCGTCGCCGACAAGGACGACGCGGACACGGTCGCCAAGGGCTGGCTGTCCCAGGCCGGCCTCGGCTGA
- a CDS encoding aromatic amino acid ammonia-lyase, producing the protein MNQTAIAVNGSGLNCDVVAAVARDGAFVTVTPQAVERARQAWEVVREVATRQPVYGRTTGVGANRNVLIEDDAAHGLRVLRSHSGGAGPLMSAETVRAMLIVRLNQIAAGGSGVDPDVLGALADVINRWLIPPIPAYGAIGTGDLTALASTALCLIGERPWQGNVVGAHFPLRPADALAFISSNAATLGESALACRDVLELLRVSIPVTGLSLLAVQGSAEAYAAPVHAGCPHPGRRRVADAMRGLLEGEELKPARIQDPYGYRAFPQVHGPAVDAVENAETVVTREINASSENPLVDVANRTVWHNGNFHTAYVGLGLDAVRAAMFQTAALSAARLGTLVEPTFTGLQPFQAAPGEPGSGIMILEYVAHSAIADIRRLATPSALGSAVLSRGVEEHAGFSTQSARATTEAVTAYRIVLACELIAAVRALRMQGREPSGRLGEVFARSADALDSAVEDRALDGDISSAADLLPRLAPYGVY; encoded by the coding sequence ATGAACCAAACGGCCATAGCGGTCAACGGTAGCGGTTTGAACTGCGACGTTGTAGCCGCAGTGGCCCGTGACGGCGCCTTCGTTACCGTTACTCCACAAGCGGTCGAACGCGCGCGGCAGGCGTGGGAGGTCGTTCGCGAGGTCGCGACACGTCAGCCGGTGTACGGCCGGACCACCGGTGTCGGCGCCAACCGGAACGTCCTGATCGAGGACGATGCCGCGCACGGCCTGCGGGTACTCCGCAGTCACTCCGGCGGGGCGGGACCCCTCATGTCGGCCGAGACCGTACGGGCGATGCTCATCGTGCGCCTCAACCAGATCGCCGCGGGCGGCTCCGGCGTCGACCCCGACGTGCTCGGCGCCCTCGCGGACGTGATCAACCGATGGCTGATCCCTCCGATTCCAGCGTACGGCGCCATCGGCACCGGAGACCTGACCGCCCTCGCCTCGACCGCGCTGTGCCTGATCGGCGAGCGCCCGTGGCAGGGCAACGTGGTCGGCGCGCACTTTCCCCTGCGGCCGGCCGACGCGCTCGCGTTCATCAGCTCCAACGCGGCGACACTGGGCGAGTCGGCGCTGGCCTGCCGTGACGTCCTCGAACTCCTGCGCGTGTCGATCCCGGTGACCGGCCTGTCGCTGCTGGCCGTACAGGGCTCCGCGGAGGCGTACGCCGCGCCGGTGCACGCCGGGTGCCCGCACCCGGGGCGGCGCCGCGTCGCGGACGCCATGCGCGGACTGCTCGAAGGGGAGGAGCTCAAGCCCGCGCGCATCCAGGACCCGTACGGCTACCGCGCCTTCCCCCAGGTGCACGGGCCGGCCGTGGACGCCGTGGAGAACGCCGAGACGGTCGTGACCCGGGAGATCAACGCCTCGTCGGAGAACCCCCTCGTGGACGTGGCGAACCGTACGGTCTGGCACAACGGCAACTTCCACACCGCGTACGTGGGCCTGGGGCTGGACGCGGTCCGCGCGGCGATGTTCCAGACCGCGGCGCTGTCGGCGGCGCGCCTGGGCACGCTGGTCGAGCCGACGTTCACCGGCCTGCAGCCCTTCCAGGCGGCGCCGGGCGAGCCGGGCTCGGGCATCATGATCCTGGAGTACGTCGCCCACTCGGCCATCGCCGACATCCGCCGGCTGGCCACGCCGTCCGCGCTCGGCAGCGCCGTGCTGTCCCGTGGCGTGGAGGAGCACGCGGGTTTCTCCACACAGTCGGCACGCGCCACGACGGAGGCGGTCACGGCGTACCGCATCGTGCTCGCGTGCGAACTCATCGCCGCGGTACGCGCCCTGCGCATGCAGGGCCGCGAGCCGTCGGGACGGCTGGGCGAGGTGTTCGCCCGCAGCGCGGACGCACTGGACTCCGCCGTCGAGGACCGGGCACTGGACGGCGACATCAGCTCCGCCGCCGACCTCCTCCCCCGCCTCGCCCCGTACGGCGTTTATTAG